In Hevea brasiliensis isolate MT/VB/25A 57/8 chromosome 13, ASM3005281v1, whole genome shotgun sequence, a single genomic region encodes these proteins:
- the LOC110657653 gene encoding probable apyrase 7 isoform X1: MVFGRIADTFSAMTSHFLTSKTSAVSYMSTGSSPPPAETIDHGYGFANSGYKNNLRLSSSLQDFSSYRRLDLEEGDYNIGIDRKPYRLQRENAGSSFSKEKALPGGTPILRRKWVRFLLILLCLLLLGFLTYLITSYILSYWSQGTSKFYVVLDCGSTGTRAYVYQSSIDHNRDRSLPISIKSLTEGLSRKSIGRAYDRMETEPGLHLLVHNTSGLKAAINPLVQWAEKQIPKRSHKTTSLFLYATAGVRRLPSTDSKWLLDKAWSILKESPFLCQRAWVKVISGMDEAYYGWIALNYQTGMLGNSPKKATFGALDMGGSSLQVTFESKKPGHNVTDLNLRIGAANHHLTAYSLAGYGLNDAFDRSVVHILRGLPSADLVRGNIEIKHPCLQTGYKEQYICSQCASNQQNSVSPVVLGRNSGKGVTSGVPVQLIGAPNWEECRALAKVAINLSEWSNQSAAIDCDVQPCALPDIFPRPYGRYYGMSGFFVVYRFFNLTSEAALEDVLEKGREFCEKTWEVARKSVPPQPFIEQYCFRAPYTVLLLREGLHITDDHIIIGSGSITWTLGVALFEAGKAFSPRLRLPTYQILQMKIHPIFLIAILIISLILLVCAISCLGNGMPRVFQTPYLPLFRHNSASATAVLSIPSPFRFQRWSPINSGDGRAKMPLSPTVTGSQQRSFGLGHGLGSSGIQLIESSLYPSTSGVSHSYSSSSLGQMIDSNGMGSFWSPHRSQMRLQSRRSQSREDLSSSLVDAHMVKV, translated from the exons ATGGTGTTTGGTAGAATAGCAGATACATTTTCTGCCATGACAAGCCATTTTTTGACCTCCAAGACTTCTGCTGTTTCGTATATGTCGACAGGATCGTCACCACCTCCAGCAGAAACCATTGATCATGGTTATGGTTTTGCCAACTCTGGCTACAAAAATAATTTGCGTCTTTCTTCATCTCTCCAAGATTTCTCATCATACCGACGACTTGATCTTGAAGAAGGTGATTATAACATTGGGATTGATAGAAAGCCTTATCGCTTACAAAGAGAAAATGCTGGGTCAAGCTTTTCAAAGGAGAAAGCATTGCCTGGTGGAACCCCAATTTTACGTAGGAAGTGGGTGCGATTCCTCTTGATTCTTTTGTGCCTGCTATTGCTTGGTTTCCTAACTTATCTGATTACATCATATATTCTTTCTTATTGGTCTCAAGGAACTTCCAAGTTCTATGTTGTTCTTGATTGTGGAAGTACTGGAACTCGAGCTTATGTATATCAGtcgtcaattgaccacaatagaGATAGAAGTCTTCCTATTTCTATCAAATCATTAACGGAAGGTCTTTCTAGAAAGTCAATTGGACGTGCATATGACCGAATGGAAACTGAGCCTGGACTTCATTTATTGGTACATAATACATCTGGCTTAAAGGCCGCAATAAATCCACTTGTTCAGTGGGCTGAGAAGCAAATCCCTAAGCGTTCTCATAAGACTACATCCCTTTTCCTTTATGCTACAGCTGGGGTTCGCAGGCTGCCAAGTACCGATTCAAAATGGCTTCTAGACAAGGCATGGTCCATACTGAAGGAATCGCCCTTCTTGTGCCAGAGAGCGTGGGTCAAGGTTATCAGTGGAATGGATGAAGCTTACTATGGATGGATTGCCCTTAACTATCAAACGGGTATGTTGGGGAACAGCCCCAAGAAAGCAACATTTGGTGCACTTGACATGGGTGGCTCATCATTACAGGTGACATTTGAGAGCAAGAAACCCGGGCATAATGTGACTGACTTAAACCTTAGGATTGGAGCTGCTAATCATCACCTCACTGCCTATTCTCTTGCAGGCTATGGTTTAAATGATGCATTTGACAGGTCTGTTGTCCATATCTTGAGAGGGCTTCCTAGTGCAGATCTAGTAAGGGGGAACATAGAAATTAAACACCCTTGCCTGCAAACTGGCTATAAGGAGCAATACATCTGTTCTCAGTGTGCTTCTAATCAACAAAATAGTGTGAGCCCTGTTGTTTTAGGAAGAAATTCAGGTAAGGGAGTCACGTCAGGAGTTCCCGTCCAGCTTATTGGTGCCCCAAATTGGGAAGAATGTCGTGCACTAGCCAAAGTTGCCATCAATTTGTCTGAATGGTCTAATCAAAGTGCAGCAATTGATTGTGATGTGCAACCTTGTGCTCTACCTGATATTTTTCCACGTCCTTATGGTCGATACTATGGAATGTCTGGCTTTTTTGTGGTTTATCGGTTTTTTAACCTGACTTCAGAAGCTGCACTTGAAGATGTTTTGGAGAAGGGTCGTGAATTTTGTGAGAAGACCTGGGAAGTTGCAAGGAAAAGTGTTCCTCCACAGCCATTTATTGAACAATACTGCTTTAGGGCACCATACACAGTGTTATTGTTGAGAGAGGGTTTACATATCACAGATGACCACATTATTATTGGTTCTGGAAGTATTACTTGGACACTTGGTGTTGCTCTTTTTGAAGCTGGGAAGGCATTTTCACCTAGACTGAGACTTCCTACTTATCAAATACTTCAAATGAAGATACATCCGATATTTCTTATTGCCATTCTGATTATTTCATTGATTTTGCTGGTTTGTGCAATATCGTGTCTTGGCAATGGGATGCCAAGAGTTTTTCAAACACCATATCTTCCACTTTTCAGGCATAACAGTGCATCTGCTACAGCAGTACTTAGTATCCCTTCACCATTCCGGTTCCAACGATGGAGTCCTATTAATTCTG GGGATGGAAGAGCAAAGATGCCACTTAGTCCAACAGTTACTGGGAGCCAACAAAGATCATTTGGGTTGGGACATGGTCTGGGCAGTAGTGGCATCCAGCTTATAGAGTCATCATTATACCCATCAACTAGTGGTGTATCACATAGTTATTCCTCAAGTAGCTTAGGGCAGATGATTGACAGTAATGGCATGGGTTCGTTCTGGTCTCCTCACAGAAGTCAGATGCGCCTTCAGAGCAGGAGATCACAATCTCGAGAAGACCTTAGTTCTTCTTTGGTCGACGCGCACATGGTGAAGGTTTAA
- the LOC110657653 gene encoding probable apyrase 7 isoform X2, protein MVFGRIADTFSAMTSHFLTSKTSAVSYMSTGSSPPPAETIDHGYGFANSGYKNNLRLSSSLQDFSSYRRLDLEEGDYNIGIDRKPYRLQRENAGSSFSKEKALPGGTPILRRKWVRFLLILLCLLLLGFLTYLITSYILSYWSQGTSKFYVVLDCGSTGTRAYVYQSSIDHNRDRSLPISIKSLTEGLSRKSIGRAYDRMETEPGLHLLVHNTSGLKAAINPLVQWAEKQIPKRSHKTTSLFLYATAGVRRLPSTDSKWLLDKAWSILKESPFLCQRAWVKVISGMDEAYYGWIALNYQTGMLGNSPKKATFGALDMGGSSLQVTFESKKPGHNVTDLNLRIGAANHHLTAYSLAGYGLNDAFDRSVVHILRGLPSADLVRGNIEIKHPCLQTGYKEQYICSQCASNQQNSVSPVVLGRNSGKGVTSGVPVQLIGAPNWEECRALAKVAINLSEWSNQSAAIDCDVQPCALPDIFPRPYGRYYGMSGFFVVYRFFNLTSEAALEDVLEKGREFCEKTWEVARKSVPPQPFIEQYCFRAPYTVLLLREGLHITDDHIIIGSGSITWTLGVALFEAGKAFSPRLRLPTYQILQMKIHPIFLIAILIISLILLVCAISCLGNGMPRVFQTPYLPLFRHNSASATAVLSIPSPFRFQRWSPINSECGIP, encoded by the exons ATGGTGTTTGGTAGAATAGCAGATACATTTTCTGCCATGACAAGCCATTTTTTGACCTCCAAGACTTCTGCTGTTTCGTATATGTCGACAGGATCGTCACCACCTCCAGCAGAAACCATTGATCATGGTTATGGTTTTGCCAACTCTGGCTACAAAAATAATTTGCGTCTTTCTTCATCTCTCCAAGATTTCTCATCATACCGACGACTTGATCTTGAAGAAGGTGATTATAACATTGGGATTGATAGAAAGCCTTATCGCTTACAAAGAGAAAATGCTGGGTCAAGCTTTTCAAAGGAGAAAGCATTGCCTGGTGGAACCCCAATTTTACGTAGGAAGTGGGTGCGATTCCTCTTGATTCTTTTGTGCCTGCTATTGCTTGGTTTCCTAACTTATCTGATTACATCATATATTCTTTCTTATTGGTCTCAAGGAACTTCCAAGTTCTATGTTGTTCTTGATTGTGGAAGTACTGGAACTCGAGCTTATGTATATCAGtcgtcaattgaccacaatagaGATAGAAGTCTTCCTATTTCTATCAAATCATTAACGGAAGGTCTTTCTAGAAAGTCAATTGGACGTGCATATGACCGAATGGAAACTGAGCCTGGACTTCATTTATTGGTACATAATACATCTGGCTTAAAGGCCGCAATAAATCCACTTGTTCAGTGGGCTGAGAAGCAAATCCCTAAGCGTTCTCATAAGACTACATCCCTTTTCCTTTATGCTACAGCTGGGGTTCGCAGGCTGCCAAGTACCGATTCAAAATGGCTTCTAGACAAGGCATGGTCCATACTGAAGGAATCGCCCTTCTTGTGCCAGAGAGCGTGGGTCAAGGTTATCAGTGGAATGGATGAAGCTTACTATGGATGGATTGCCCTTAACTATCAAACGGGTATGTTGGGGAACAGCCCCAAGAAAGCAACATTTGGTGCACTTGACATGGGTGGCTCATCATTACAGGTGACATTTGAGAGCAAGAAACCCGGGCATAATGTGACTGACTTAAACCTTAGGATTGGAGCTGCTAATCATCACCTCACTGCCTATTCTCTTGCAGGCTATGGTTTAAATGATGCATTTGACAGGTCTGTTGTCCATATCTTGAGAGGGCTTCCTAGTGCAGATCTAGTAAGGGGGAACATAGAAATTAAACACCCTTGCCTGCAAACTGGCTATAAGGAGCAATACATCTGTTCTCAGTGTGCTTCTAATCAACAAAATAGTGTGAGCCCTGTTGTTTTAGGAAGAAATTCAGGTAAGGGAGTCACGTCAGGAGTTCCCGTCCAGCTTATTGGTGCCCCAAATTGGGAAGAATGTCGTGCACTAGCCAAAGTTGCCATCAATTTGTCTGAATGGTCTAATCAAAGTGCAGCAATTGATTGTGATGTGCAACCTTGTGCTCTACCTGATATTTTTCCACGTCCTTATGGTCGATACTATGGAATGTCTGGCTTTTTTGTGGTTTATCGGTTTTTTAACCTGACTTCAGAAGCTGCACTTGAAGATGTTTTGGAGAAGGGTCGTGAATTTTGTGAGAAGACCTGGGAAGTTGCAAGGAAAAGTGTTCCTCCACAGCCATTTATTGAACAATACTGCTTTAGGGCACCATACACAGTGTTATTGTTGAGAGAGGGTTTACATATCACAGATGACCACATTATTATTGGTTCTGGAAGTATTACTTGGACACTTGGTGTTGCTCTTTTTGAAGCTGGGAAGGCATTTTCACCTAGACTGAGACTTCCTACTTATCAAATACTTCAAATGAAGATACATCCGATATTTCTTATTGCCATTCTGATTATTTCATTGATTTTGCTGGTTTGTGCAATATCGTGTCTTGGCAATGGGATGCCAAGAGTTTTTCAAACACCATATCTTCCACTTTTCAGGCATAACAGTGCATCTGCTACAGCAGTACTTAGTATCCCTTCACCATTCCGGTTCCAACGATGGAGTCCTATTAATTCTG AATGTGGGATACCTTGA